The DNA window CTTGAACAACTGGCATGACCTATTCATGTTTAATTAAGGTCACCCATTATATATagtgaatattaattattgttaACATTATTGAGGACAATTGGTACCTTGTAATTCTAATATTGTAAGTTGTAATGAAATTATATACActtctttaaatttcttttattatcTGAAATATGTATAGCTTGCTTGTTTAGTGCTGCCTCTGTTTTTTACTTGAATATATTTGTCTATAATTACTAGtttttttagaatttcaaaataattttaaacattatttttcaaatttactcTTTTTTGTAAATGACTATGATAGTAATGAGTCGAAACATTCACTAATTgatgatttaagacaaaaaaatcaatatatatatatatatatataattttaactagATGAACAAGtaaaaaatggaaatatttATGAActcattttgttattttcttgattttgatcAACAATTATTAAAGTGATAATTGATTTcttaactaaaaaaaaacaaacaaactgtCATTTACACTAATTAGATTGATAATACAATAAAAGTTGCACAAAAACtagattaaaaaattacagaatTTGAGATTAAACATTAGAAGCAGGTAGTTGAACTTCAGCTCTGTTCTGTGTGGAGTCTTCATCCCAATTAGTAGTTTTGTAGTATGTTGCATATAGTATTATCTGTACTATTCCAGCCAATGCTCCCAAACCATTAGGAATCTATAGGAGATTATGAAATGccagaaaattaattatattttatttgattttattattaagcaaaaataaaaaaaatagtgtaAATTCTTACCACAATGTTGATATCAAATCTAAGGAGCGAATAAGCCACCCAAATCACACCGTTGGCTAAGCTAGCCAAGGATAGATAAATCGGCATGTACTTGACGCTCTTTGTTCTAATCACCATCCTCTAcgataaaaacataaattattagATCTAATCAATGATACGTCATCTTAATAGAAAAAGCTCTGCCCCGCTATATGGTTCATCGGGAGGAGAGATCAAGCTTCAAGAAATGGTGAATGACTTTATCAATTTACAAATATACAACTCCCaagtttatcaatttttatgttctttttacTGTAACAATCTAACAAACAAAGTTAAGCGAATGCAAACATTGACTCAGTAGCGCGTAAAAATACGTACCATGACGGTCAATGGAGAAGAGTACATAATTACATTGAGAATGATACATAATATTCCAACAAACAATGATCTTGTCTTGTTGGTGTGCATTAACCCCATAGCAATGAGGACGACAGCAACCATCGCGACCAACTCAAGAGCAAGTACTATGCCGATCTTCCTCTGAAAATATGCATGGAATCGATGAAAACAACATTATAATTAttacaaacataaaattaagctaaacaCAGCGAAGATGAATACTCGTTTATGGGAAGTTGCAAAGTAGAAGAAGATGGCGACATAAACGAACTCGATGACCAAACCAACGGAGTTAATTGTAACGACTAAAAGGCTGTCTTCTTTGACGAAAGGCAGGCCATAGAATGTCCACATTGCACAGTTAAAAACTGTCGCCAAATAAGGATCCGGTTTGAATTCTTGTACCGCCTTTTGCTTTACTATCTTGCGGAATGTCGGACTGCAAAATGCAAGTACTCATACTCGTcgcattaaaataaatttagacaAAAGAAATTTCgcaaaccaaatatttaatttcgaGATAGCTAGAAGGATAGTATGTAATAAGTCGATAGTAACTTCGTAATAGTAGAAGAAATAGCTATGCTCGTCTCATTAAAATATGCTTCGATTAAagaaatttagtaatttatatattatttttgaaaagtcgGATCATAAGTGGATAGTAACATAGTATATAGAAGAAATAAAAGAACTTACATAGgagaaagaaataaaaccaaggaGACGACATTccctataataataataataataaaattagaatagacatgtaaataacaaacaattaaaagaaaatagaaattagTGTATTAATTAGTAGATAGAACTAACCAATGATTCCTACAACAGTTCTTGCAGTTTCATCCTCAAAGAacatctttaaaatttattactaaattCGTGAGAAATAAGAATATTGAAAAGTAATTGATTAAAATCTGCTTAATTTTTACTACAACATTTATCCGTTTACACTTAATTATAAGGTTTTAACTACTGGATAAACGTAATTAGCGATGATTAATCTGGTTTTGTTCTTCCACATGTACACAAAATATGGATTTGTAGTAGTGTGTACTTTTCTTGCAGTGAAATTATTGTACTTAGATCCATAATTATCgatctaattttaattagtggATAAGAAGTGGATAAGCTGTTGAATTAATTGCAAAATTATAGTATTGGATTGGCTAGTAAGTAAGTGGACAATTTTGTTTGAAGATGAGTTGGATAAATATAGCCGCAATAAAAATGCATGTTATGGGTCAATTAATTTCATTTGAATTAATGTATGTTGGTGTCAGGATTTAATCATTTTATGGTAAGACATTGATTAAGATAATGATTTGGGGGATTGGTGGCATGTGAATCATTGGATGCTattttattcattatttttattattgggATAATGATACAAATGCataaattatactccctccgtcttaATAGAATTCcactttggaaaaaaaaaattgttccaaAACtgttgtccactttcaaaaagtaacttaTTTTCacacataatttttttctattacccctatttaaaatccactaataaataaattaaaaataaattgtaaatagACCGTATATTAAGTAGGGTTAAgataagaaaagtaaaaaaatgctataaaaaccataaacaataatcgtttttattaaactatgtgataaaagtaaagtggacaactctatcgggacggagggagtacatgttttttcaatttaatcacgaaaTTTAAAATGTCTCAATTGTATTCAggaagttttattttttctcaattcgataCACGAGATCCCAATTTGATGATGTGGCTGCTAAAAATGATATCCACCTCAGCATAATTATGTCAATAAATGAGCGTCACGTCAGCATATGTATCGAATTGAAGAAATAAAACTTTTTGTATATaattgagacgttttaaagttcatgattaaattgagaaaacatgtatagtttataaatttatttaacattatccgtttatttttttatatctacAGTTtggaaaatttattaaatcgttagtaaacatattttttttattaaagaccAAGTCAGTTAAGGAAACAATTTTTTCCGTATTGGTAGGCGTCGGacgatatatttaaatttttaatatttatattaatttcacTCAAGCCGGATAATTCTTTTACGGAAATAAAATTCTAGCGCTAGACTATATGTATGAGTGCAGCTTTAGTCcgtaatttcatttaaattagaaaaacgCCTTATCATTGGAAAGTTCAATGATCTTGGCCACCCAAGTTATCATCTAATCAATATGATTTTATGGTCCGGATCATTTGGAGCTGTAAGATTCATCTTGACAAAGGACATCTTTAATGAGATTCCTTCCTGCAACATTTGTTTACATAAAGAATATTACAAAATTAAGGGGGAAgttgatatatatgtttttttttatagaagatAAAGAAAACAATGAATGATGTTGACTTACCACCTCTCTCTactaatcaaattataaaatttatcttgcGCCAGATCAAATATGAGTTagtaaaatatttggttttgtacCAATTGAAttggttcaagtggtaagcggtttGGTATCGTTTAAGCAAGATCTCGGGTTCGAGTTTTTGTGAATGCGGAAAATTctcactggcagactcacccaccatgccaggtgcgtgACGCGGAtaggatccggattagtcaggacgaaattttgaaaaccggatgagcttaaaaaaaaaaatatttggctttgtAATCAACAAATTCACTCAAAAACTTAATTTGTTAGGTGAAACTCCAATTATAATATCACCTCAGACGTTTTCTGCACGGGTATATTCATTGGAGAATAAATACAAATTCACTTCACCTTATATATTACATATGGTGATTACTAAGTATCAAACTCTGCACTTTTCAATCATAgcagtattttaaaaatcaaactggTGCAGCCGCTGGTTTCCGTTCAACCGGTTGAAAAAATTATGGATATGGTTTATAGTCTAACTAATTGAACCACTAAGCCGACCACTAATTCAATTGTCGGTCTAATCCTTCCAACCCGTTTGAACCGGATTTCCAATTATTATGTTGAGATGGGCAAGACAGTTGACCGGTTCTCGGTTCAACCAGTTGGTCCAGTCTGGTCCGGTTTTTTAATCCCTGGATAATAATAGCTCTAATACCATATTAAATAACTAAGCGTCCAATAATAGTGTTATATATCTCCAACAAATCacttaagaaaatattaatttttatagctCTCATCTCATGTATGAGCTCTCATTTTCCTAGTAGCCTGTTAAAgtaagaaattaaatttttaccaTAATAAGAATAAAGGATGGTAAAAAGTAGTTGATTCTTGTCTAGTATGATATGGCAGTCTAAAAAGATGAGCTATAATACAAGACAATCTTTTTTCCACAAACAAAATGATTAATGGCTTATCAATATTAAAACCCTCcctttttatataaatactcAACTTTTCTTACAATACTTATAATTCAGACACATAAAAAAACAGCACTAGCCCATGTTGTTGCAATCAAACTTACAATTCCTTCTTAAAGAATGCTTCTGTTCCAACCGTTTCTTGGCAGTTGAAATCAGAGATTTTTGCACAAAGGCTCCATCTTTTGAGTCTTGAACTTATTTTCTTGGTTTTAGTTTTCAGATGGTAATGGAGATTGTAATTTCAGTGATACTTTTGTTTGTGGGCATTGCTGTTTTGGTAGTGATTCATGTTTGTATAGTCGGGAGAGCGTTCGGAGGAGGATATGAGACCGGTGAGGACATGGTTCCAGCAAGTTTGAGCATCAACAGAAGATATGGAGTTAAGAGAATTTCAAATGAAGACTTGAAGAATCTTCCTTGCTTTGATTACAAGTTAGCTGAAAAACAAGGGATTACGTCTTTAGACTGCGTAATTTGCTTAGACAGCTTCAATTTGGGTGATACTTGCAAGTTATTGCCAAATTGTAACCATGTTTTTCATTCTCATTGCATAGATTCTTGGTTGGTGAAGACTTCTGTGTGTCCAATCTGTCGAACAATTGTTAATCCTTCAAAGGTTGGTGTAAAATTGAGGCAAGATAGCATTTCTGTTGATGTTGGAGCTGATTTAACATAGCAGGAGTTGGTTTTGAATTTAGAAATTTTTAGTTTCTTCATCTTCAATTTGTATATTTCTTTGAAACTATCTTCAATTTGTATATGGTTAAGCTTTAATTGATCTTTGTTGTTTTTAGTGGTTCAGCTTGATGTCATCATCTCTGTCCATAAATTATTTTCTTCCATTTTTCCACATTACATCATTGAATAATCATGTCATCATAGATTGTAAACAATGTTTCAATCAAACTTCTCTACTTCCATATTTTGTCAAACTTCTCGACTTCCACGTTTCGCCTATAACTTATTGCTGTAAAAATGTAGTCCAATTTTAAATTTCGAAAACTTTtctaaaactgaaaaaaattatctttataaattacttttacaaaaaacaTCGTTTAAGACTTAAGTCCATTTTCTGTTTTGATTTCAGGATTTTCGTTTACGTGCTATAAAGATTGTAAAGTTAAAACAATTTGCAGTTTCAGTTGCTATTCAGATAGGGCAGTAAATTTTCATATGTATTATTATGCAGTTGGAACATTGTGTTTTCTTGTCTTGTACAATTTATGCATACAATTTAGGTTGAGTTGTCAAATTTTGTGAACAGATTTTAGGGATATAATTGCGACTAAACCTAAGATTTCTCACAATGTAAGACAAACTATGTGTGTTGTCATTGTTGTTGATGCTGCTCTTATTTATTCCTTGAAAGCTTCCcgtaaattttctaatttttcaattttcaatttcctTAAATTTGTGATGTCTCCAACAAGCTCAGAACATCAAAACCCAAAACTCTAACTTCCCAAACAGAAATGTTTTAGGAACCTTCAATTTAACTGGTTCGTATATTCTTCTTCATGTTAGACATGGAAAATTCGTCTAGAGCTCTGAAACTACAGATAATGAAAACGAAGAGACAAACAAGCTAAAAGTTTAGTTCTTCTCGGCGGCGTTGTTGTTCTCCAATTCCCTCCTCAGCTGAAGAGAGAAATCGTCATTGACATCATCATCATCCCAATCGTCTTCCCACTGTTGGGTCACTTCTTTCCCTTCCTCCTTAGCCTCCCATTCTGCCATTGTTACTTACATTAGAAACGGTAAGAGATGACACACAAACAAGCCATAACCGATGCAACACATAGTAAACACCAAACCATTGTGATAGCAATAAAAAGAACAGAGATCAACGACCTACTACGGAATGAAAGAGCACTTAGCAACGATTGGTGTTTGATCGAgtacagaaaaagaaaaagtgttttctcatttttaaaaacataatccaAGCTTTTGCTGCATAAAATTTCTATAAAACATAATAGGCGAAAAATCTCAAATCCGTAATGCCTCAACTCCAAACAAATCTACATAGCTTATTTTCTTAAGTTCCACCAAGGTTGGGGGTGAAATAACTTGCAAATATGTCTGTTATCTCATTCAGTTTCTATAAACTTcacctaaaattttatatgaaatgtAGTTATGAGTTAATAAAaccataatatataattattgatttaatcTTATTAAAAGCTCAAAAGATCACTGGTTAAGAGCATCCACAAAATCGATAAGCATAAACCtaaaaattttaagttttaaattacaaaattgaaGTAGATTATCTTGAGAAATAATAATGAGAGTAGAATACCTTGATTGATGTCAAATTCCTCAAATTCATCGTCGTCCTCAAAGAGATCCATCTTGATGTCCTCAGTAGCAGCAGCTTTTGGTTCAGTCGCCATTTTTTCAGTCTACAATATTCAaacaaacacacacacacaaattaCATCAATCGATTCTATTAGt is part of the Mercurialis annua linkage group LG3, ddMerAnnu1.2, whole genome shotgun sequence genome and encodes:
- the LOC126674474 gene encoding bidirectional sugar transporter SWEET5; translation: MFFEDETARTVVGIIGNVVSLVLFLSPIPTFRKIVKQKAVQEFKPDPYLATVFNCAMWTFYGLPFVKEDSLLVVTINSVGLVIEFVYVAIFFYFATSHKRRKIGIVLALELVAMVAVVLIAMGLMHTNKTRSLFVGILCIILNVIMYSSPLTVMRMVIRTKSVKYMPIYLSLASLANGVIWVAYSLLRFDINIVIPNGLGALAGIVQIILYATYYKTTNWDEDSTQNRAEVQLPASNV
- the LOC126674044 gene encoding RING-H2 finger protein ATL57-like; the encoded protein is MVMEIVISVILLFVGIAVLVVIHVCIVGRAFGGGYETGEDMVPASLSINRRYGVKRISNEDLKNLPCFDYKLAEKQGITSLDCVICLDSFNLGDTCKLLPNCNHVFHSHCIDSWLVKTSVCPICRTIVNPSKVGVKLRQDSISVDVGADLT
- the LOC126671446 gene encoding protein DELETION OF SUV3 SUPPRESSOR 1(I)-like; translation: MATEPKAAATEDIKMDLFEDDDEFEEFDINQEWEAKEEGKEVTQQWEDDWDDDDVNDDFSLQLRRELENNNAAEKN